Proteins from a genomic interval of Mycobacterium conspicuum:
- the aceA gene encoding isocitrate lyase ICL2: MAIDTETEVSTPFERDVAATQRYFDSSRFDGIIRLYTARQVVEQRGTIPTDYAVAREAASAFYPRLRELFAAKKSITTFGPYSPGQAVAMKRMGIEGIYLGGWATSAKGSTTEDPGPDLASYPLSQVPEDAAVLVRALLTADRNQEYLRLQMSEQQRAAAKQYDYRPFIIADADTGHGGDPHVRNLIRRFVEVGVPGYHIEDQRPGTKKCGHQGGKVLVPSDEQIKRLNAARFQLDIMRVPGIIVARTDAEAANLIDSDSDERDQPFLLGATNLKIPSYKGCFLALVRRFYELGVKELNGHLLYALADGEYGIATAWLERQGILGVVSDAVNTWRDSGEGSIDDLFDQVESRFVAAWEDDAGLMTYSEAVADVLEFGVSEDEPASMSPEQWRLFAARTPHFAAREKARELGADPPWSPDLARTPEGYYQVRGGIPYAIAKSLAAAPFADILWMETKTADLADAKQFADAIHAEFPDKMLAYNLSPSFNWDTTGMSDEEMKQFPVELGKMGFVFNFITYGGHQIDGVAAEEFATSLQQDGMLALARLQRKMRLVESPYRTPQTLVGGPRSDAALAASSGRTATTKAMGKGSTQHQHLVQTEVPKKLLEEWLALWSETYQLGEKLRVQLRPRRAGSDVLELGIYADGSSPSEQLANVIVDPIKDRHGRSILQVRDQNTFAEKLRQKRLMTLIHLWLVHRFKADTVIYVTPTEDNLYQTEKMKSHGIFSEVYQEVGEIIVAEVNHPRIEELLKPDRVALRKLITKEA; the protein is encoded by the coding sequence ATGGCTATCGACACCGAAACTGAGGTTTCTACACCGTTCGAGCGAGACGTCGCGGCCACGCAGCGGTACTTCGACAGCTCGCGCTTTGACGGCATCATTCGCCTCTACACCGCGCGCCAAGTAGTTGAGCAGCGGGGCACGATCCCGACCGACTACGCCGTCGCGCGCGAGGCGGCCTCGGCGTTCTACCCGCGGCTGCGTGAACTGTTCGCCGCCAAGAAGAGCATCACCACCTTCGGGCCGTACTCGCCGGGTCAAGCCGTCGCCATGAAGCGCATGGGCATCGAGGGGATCTACCTCGGCGGGTGGGCTACCTCGGCGAAGGGGTCCACCACCGAAGACCCCGGGCCCGACCTCGCCAGCTACCCGTTGAGCCAGGTGCCCGAGGACGCCGCCGTCCTGGTGCGTGCTCTGCTCACCGCCGATCGCAACCAGGAGTACCTGCGGCTGCAGATGAGCGAACAGCAGCGCGCCGCGGCCAAGCAGTATGACTACAGACCGTTCATCATCGCCGACGCCGACACCGGTCACGGCGGAGATCCGCACGTGCGCAACCTGATCCGGCGTTTCGTCGAGGTCGGTGTGCCCGGGTATCACATCGAGGACCAGCGTCCGGGTACCAAGAAGTGCGGCCATCAGGGCGGTAAGGTTTTGGTGCCGTCGGACGAACAGATCAAGCGCCTCAACGCGGCCCGGTTCCAGCTCGACATCATGCGGGTGCCGGGCATCATCGTCGCGCGCACCGATGCCGAGGCGGCGAACCTGATCGACAGCGACTCCGACGAGCGCGACCAGCCGTTCCTGCTGGGCGCGACCAATCTGAAGATTCCTTCCTATAAGGGATGTTTCTTGGCGCTGGTGCGGCGGTTCTACGAGCTGGGCGTCAAGGAGCTCAACGGCCACCTGCTCTACGCGCTGGCCGACGGCGAGTACGGTATCGCCACCGCCTGGCTGGAGCGCCAGGGCATCCTCGGCGTGGTTTCCGACGCCGTCAACACCTGGCGGGACAGCGGCGAGGGCTCGATCGACGACTTGTTCGACCAGGTCGAGTCGCGCTTCGTGGCCGCCTGGGAGGACGACGCCGGGTTGATGACGTACAGCGAAGCCGTCGCGGACGTGCTCGAGTTCGGCGTGAGCGAAGACGAGCCCGCGAGCATGAGCCCCGAGCAATGGCGACTGTTCGCGGCCCGCACGCCGCACTTCGCGGCCCGGGAGAAGGCGCGGGAGCTGGGCGCCGACCCGCCGTGGAGCCCCGATCTGGCGCGCACACCCGAGGGCTACTACCAGGTCCGCGGCGGCATCCCGTATGCGATCGCTAAGTCGCTCGCCGCGGCGCCGTTCGCTGACATCCTCTGGATGGAGACCAAGACCGCGGACCTCGCCGACGCCAAACAGTTCGCCGACGCCATCCATGCCGAGTTCCCGGACAAGATGCTGGCCTACAACCTCTCGCCGTCGTTCAACTGGGACACCACCGGCATGAGCGACGAGGAGATGAAGCAGTTCCCGGTGGAGCTGGGCAAGATGGGCTTCGTCTTCAACTTCATCACCTACGGCGGGCACCAGATCGACGGCGTCGCCGCCGAGGAGTTCGCCACCTCGCTGCAGCAGGACGGCATGCTGGCGCTGGCCCGGCTGCAGCGCAAGATGCGTTTGGTCGAATCTCCTTACCGCACACCGCAAACCCTGGTCGGCGGCCCGCGCAGCGACGCCGCGCTGGCCGCGTCCTCCGGGCGCACGGCAACCACCAAGGCGATGGGCAAGGGCTCCACCCAGCACCAGCACCTGGTGCAGACCGAGGTGCCGAAAAAGCTGCTGGAGGAGTGGCTGGCGCTGTGGAGCGAGACCTACCAGTTGGGCGAGAAACTCCGGGTGCAACTGCGGCCCCGGCGGGCCGGCTCGGACGTGCTTGAACTCGGGATCTACGCCGACGGGTCGAGCCCGAGCGAGCAACTGGCGAATGTCATCGTCGACCCCATCAAGGATCGGCACGGCCGCAGCATCCTGCAGGTGCGCGACCAGAACACGTTCGCCGAAAAGCTGCGCCAGAAGCGGCTGATGACCCTGATCCACTTGTGGCTGGTGCACCGCTTCAAGGCGGACACGGTGATCTACGTGACGCCGACCGAGGACAACCTCTATCAGACCGAGAAGATGAAGTCCCACGGCATCTTCAGCGAGGTCTACCAGGAGGTGGGCGAGATCATCGTGGCCGAGGTGAACCATCCGCGGATCGAGGAGCTGCTCAAGCCCGATCGCGTGGCGTTGCGGAAATTGATCACCAAGGAGGCCTAA